The following proteins are co-located in the Vicugna pacos chromosome 3, VicPac4, whole genome shotgun sequence genome:
- the LOC116277813 gene encoding LOW QUALITY PROTEIN: olfactory receptor 2G3 (The sequence of the model RefSeq protein was modified relative to this genomic sequence to represent the inferred CDS: inserted 1 base in 1 codon), which produces MEKANESSLMGFVLLGFSDHPRLEAALFIFVLFFYLVSLVGNFTIIIISYLDPPLHTPMYFFLSNLSLLDLCFTTSLAPQTLVNLRGPEKTITYGGCVVQLYISLALGSTECILLAVMALDRYVAVCKPLHYVVIMNPRLCQQLATISWLSGLANSLIHATFTLQLPFCGNHRLDHFICEVPALLKLACVDTTTNELVLFVVSVLFLLLPPTFILISYGFITQAVLRIQSVEARRKAFSTCSSHLTVVIXFYGTIIYMYLQPSSSYAQDQGKFISLFYTMVTPTLNPIIYTLRNKDVKEPVKKLLSGKLCSLWT; this is translated from the exons ATGGAAAAAGCCAATGAGAGTTCCCTGATGGGTTTTGTCCTTCTAGGCTTCTCAGACCACCCTCGCCTGGAGGCTGCGCTCTTtatatttgtccttttcttctaCCTCGTGTCCCTTGTGGGAAatttcaccatcatcatcatctcataCCTGGATCCCCCTCTTCATACCCCtatgtacttcttcctcagcaACCTCTCCCTGCTGGACCTCTGCTTCACTACTAGCCTTGCACCTCAGACCCTAGTTAACCTGCGAGGACCAGAGAAAACAATCACTTATGGTGGTTGTGTGGTACAGCTCTATATTTCCCTAGCACTGGGCTCCACCGAGTGTATCCTCCTGGCTGTGATGGCCTTGGATCGCTACGTTGCTGTCTGCAAACCCCTCCACTATGTGGTCATTATGAACCCACGGCTATGCCAGCAGCTGGCAACCATCTCCTGGCTCAGTGGTTTGGCCAATTCCCTGATCCACGCTACCTTTACCTTGCAGTTGCCTTTTTGTGGCAACCACAGACTGGATCATTTTATTTGTGAAGTACCAGCTCTCCTCAAGTTGGCTTGTGTGGACACCACCACCAATGAGTTGGTTCTTTTTGTTGTTAGTGTCctgtttctcttacttccccCCACATTCATCCTTATCTCCTATGGCTTCATAACTCAAGCAGTGCTGAGGATCCAGTCAGTGGAGGCAAGACGCAAAGCCTTCagcacctgctcctcccaccttACGGTGGTGA ATTTTTATGGCACCATAATTTACATGTACCTGCAACCAAGTAGCAGTTATGCCCAGGACCAAGGCAAGTTCATCTCCCTTTTCTACACCATGGTGACCCCCACCTTAAATCCTATTATCTACACTTTAAggaacaaggatgtgaaagaacCTGTGAAGAAACTTCTCTCAGGAAAACTGTGCTCCCTTTGGACGTGA